A region of Candidatus Binataceae bacterium DNA encodes the following proteins:
- a CDS encoding arginine N-succinyltransferase has translation MPSPPSFLLRAAGPRDHRQILRLARELDSTSLPTDSTELAEVLEHSKAAFAGKISDRARAKYVFAAEEISRRRIVAASMIIGKHGTPSSPHYYFQVDADERYSHTLQRMFRHTYLRLRHSMDGPTEIGGLIVAAPMRGHPERIGKQISWVRFAYIARNRRRFERHVIAEMLPPTQPGHGNRFWDHYGRLVTGLSYRQADRLSTRDKEFIRALFPDAPIYVLMLPEEIRNAIGEVGEDTRGALRILEQAGLRYLNQIDPFDGGPYYGCAVNEIVPVRSCSSYRASAGPPPGGAVRYLIARQDARGYRALASTAEMRKGQIILPPRIFEILKIQEGDQVDCVPLDA, from the coding sequence ATGCCTTCGCCACCTTCATTTCTGCTCCGGGCGGCCGGGCCGAGGGACCATCGGCAGATTCTGCGCCTGGCGCGCGAGCTGGACTCGACCAGTCTACCGACGGATTCCACGGAGCTTGCGGAGGTGCTCGAGCACTCCAAGGCGGCGTTCGCAGGGAAAATAAGCGACCGCGCCAGGGCCAAATACGTATTCGCCGCGGAGGAGATAAGCCGGCGAAGAATCGTTGCCGCTTCCATGATTATCGGCAAGCACGGCACTCCTAGCTCGCCCCACTACTATTTCCAAGTCGACGCGGACGAGCGCTACTCGCACACCCTGCAGCGCATGTTCCGTCATACCTACCTGAGGCTTCGCCACTCGATGGACGGACCGACGGAAATCGGCGGTCTGATTGTGGCTGCCCCGATGCGTGGTCATCCAGAGCGAATCGGCAAGCAGATTTCATGGGTGCGCTTCGCATACATTGCACGCAATCGTCGCCGCTTTGAGCGCCACGTTATCGCGGAAATGCTGCCGCCGACCCAGCCAGGTCATGGAAATCGCTTCTGGGATCACTACGGCCGACTGGTCACCGGACTCTCCTATCGCCAGGCCGATCGGCTCTCGACCCGCGACAAGGAATTCATTCGCGCGTTGTTTCCCGACGCGCCGATTTATGTGTTGATGCTCCCCGAGGAAATTCGCAACGCTATCGGCGAGGTCGGCGAGGATACGCGCGGAGCCCTGCGAATTCTTGAGCAGGCCGGCCTGCGCTACCTGAACCAGATAGATCCCTTTGATGGTGGACCGTACTATGGTTGCGCCGTCAATGAGATTGTACCGGTCAGGAGCTGCTCCAGTTATCGAGCCTCAGCGGGGCCACCCCCCGGCGGCGCGGTGCGTTACCTGATTGCGCGGCAAGATGCGCGCGGATACCGCGCACTCGCATCCACCGCGGAAATGAGGAAAGGACAGATCATCCTTCCTCCTCGAATCTTCGAAATCCTCAAGATCCAAGAAGGTGATCAGGTCGATTGTGTACCTCTAGATGCTTGA
- a CDS encoding nitroreductase family protein: protein MSEMGLFETIHSARAIRHFRSDPVPHELLTKVLEAAIQAPSAGSRQNWLFVVVTDDAQRRNIGDLYRRASAWVREVYLSNSRPGHMTEEQYARLMAGGVYLHEHMGEAPVLLLPCLRVTPRILPASIPPEVRTEMESTAPWVAGASIYPAVQNIILACRALGLGTVLTTNHVLLEAEVKRALELPEDVRTFGLMPIGYTDDKFGAVKRRPLSEVALHDRFGSPWRS from the coding sequence ATGAGCGAAATGGGGTTGTTCGAAACGATCCATTCCGCGCGCGCGATCAGACACTTCCGGTCGGACCCGGTGCCCCACGAACTTCTCACCAAGGTTCTGGAGGCGGCGATCCAGGCACCATCCGCGGGAAGCCGCCAGAACTGGCTGTTCGTGGTCGTTACCGATGACGCACAGCGGCGCAATATCGGCGACCTCTACCGCCGGGCGAGTGCGTGGGTTAGGGAGGTCTATCTGAGCAACAGCCGACCAGGCCATATGACCGAGGAGCAATACGCCAGACTTATGGCTGGGGGTGTCTACCTGCACGAGCATATGGGCGAGGCACCGGTTCTGCTACTCCCCTGCCTGCGAGTAACGCCACGCATACTGCCGGCATCAATTCCGCCGGAGGTGCGCACGGAGATGGAGTCGACCGCTCCATGGGTGGCAGGTGCTTCCATCTATCCCGCCGTGCAAAACATTATCCTCGCCTGCCGCGCGCTCGGTCTGGGAACGGTGCTTACCACCAATCACGTGCTGCTCGAAGCTGAGGTCAAACGCGCGCTCGAGCTTCCGGAAGATGTGCGCACTTTTGGGCTAATGCCGATCGGCTATACCGACGACAAGTTCGGCGCGGTCAAACGTCGGCCCCTCAGCGAAGTGGCGCTCCACGATCGCTTCGGAAGTCCGTGGCGCAGCTGA